From a single Papaver somniferum cultivar HN1 unplaced genomic scaffold, ASM357369v1 unplaced-scaffold_19, whole genome shotgun sequence genomic region:
- the LOC113338426 gene encoding uncharacterized protein LOC113338426 encodes MVQLNIDVGNLPIIAGGDDCKIWDIDSKGVFSVKYAKDTIRENAETLPTAILFSRPVVHPTLSVQYWKILAKQCCASDDNVIKKTGRCLPSMCHLCRRGCETLGHIIWQCRFAKRIWAWAARIFNLQPREDLVASYKAAKGCSRMIKDLWLVANLAITTELWRLRNKVYFEDAVVHWLGFKGRVYQLIRDNSIRMKGHMNNTMEDLRILNYFKVKHISCKVSSPIEVRWCPSNQDEIMICCDGASLGNPGPTGVGVTFRDANAAVLGVLCVGLGLQKNFYAEVCAVIYGSMLARRWNFRSICVQYDSMSCIQAF; translated from the coding sequence ATGGTTCAACTCAATATTGATGTTGGAAACTTGCCTATTATTGCTGGGGGCGATGACTGTAAGATTTGGGATATAGATAGCAAAGGAGTCTTCTCAGTTAAATATGCAAAGGATACCATTAGAGAGAATGCGGAAACTCTGCCAACTGCAATTTTGTTTTCTCGGCCAGTTGTGCACCCTACTCTAAGTGTTCAATATTGGAAGATCTTGGCAAAGCAGTGTTGTGCTAGTGATGATAATGTCATTAAGAAGACTGGGAGGTGTTTGCCTTCAATGTGCCATTTGTGTAGACGGGGTTGCGAAACTCTTGGCCATATTATTTGGCAGTGCAGATTTGCCAagagaatttgggcttgggcggcTCGTATTTTTAATCTGCAACCAAGAGAAGATTTGGTGGCTTCGTATAAGGCTGCTAAGGGGTGCAGCAGGATgattaaggatttgtggttggttgCTAATCTTGCAATCACTACGGAGTTATGGAGGCTGCGCAACAAAGTTTATTTTGAAGATGCTGTTGTGCATTGGCTAGGTTTTAAAGGTAGAGTTTATcagttaattcgtgataactcaataCGGATGAAGGGCCATATGAATAATACAATGGAGGATTTACGCATCTTGAATTATTTCAAAGTGAAGCATATATCGTGCAAAGTTTCTTCTCCAATTGAGGTAAGGTGGTGTCCTTCTAAccaagatgaaatcatgatttgcTGTGATGGTGCGTCCCTTGGAAATCCAGGCCCGACTGGTGTTGGCGTTACATTTCGTGATGCAAACGCAGCTGTTTTGGGAGTCCTCTGCGTTGGCCTGGGATTGCAGAAAAACTTTTATGCAGAAGTGTGCGCAGTTATATATGGTTCTATGTTGGCCAGAAGGTGGAATTTTAGGAGTATATGCGTTCAATatgattcgatgagttgcattcaagctttttga